The following is a genomic window from Phaseolus vulgaris cultivar G19833 chromosome 6, P. vulgaris v2.0, whole genome shotgun sequence.
ATCTATAGTAGCTTCAAAATTTTGGAGTCCCTAACAAAACATTCATGGCAGGTTCTCTTTATTGTCGCAGTTATCTGGGTTACTCGTATTATGCAAAATGATTGCCCACATAACTTAATGCTAATTGTCATATCTATAAtacaaaaatcttttttttttcatctgtATCTTCTGCTTATATTTATGCTATATATCGTGGGTTCTGTTGCTGGACTTGCAGTATTCTAGTTGAGCATTTTCATTAAAGGTATTATGTTTCTTATTCAGAAAAGTGGAACAAATAGCTGAAGAGGCTGAATCACTAAGAGCAAGTTTGGATAAATATAACTTACGGAATCAGAAACGGATGAGAGAAGCTAATGAAAGAGCAGAACTGTTGGGACGAGCTGTATGTTGTTACCATCATGCTCTAGTTTAATGATTTATCTTTATCCTCATTATTTACTAATAACAACTTCATTTGAAATTGCTAGAATGGGGATTCTGCTCATGTTCTGAGAATTTTTGATGAGGAGGCACAAGCATTACATTCAGTTCGCACTTCTGCCCGGGAACTAGAAAATGCAAATGCAATTGGGGAAGCCATCCTTTCTTCAATACATGGTCAAAGAGAACGCTTGAAggtaatttcatttcatttctgcTATGACAACATTTATATTCTACAGTTTAGGTTTAGCTCGAATAATCTTTATGATTATTGGTAACAGAGTAGATATTATCTTTAGGCTAAAATAGTAGTTTCTCTACCAAATTTAGATTGTAATCACGGAAATTGTTGCTGTCCAGCAACAGCAGGTCATTAGTTGTATTAGATTCAATAATGTAAAATATCTGCTTCCTGTCTCTATCTATTTATTGTTCTTTTCATGCCGTTTCTGTTTCAGATGTTGACCTCTTAAACATGTAAACTAAGTCATTAGTTACgttaaatataattatgttttttgtCTCTTATTTTATGTTTCAGATGTTAAACACAACATTTTCTTGTCCCCTTTCCCCTGTAAATTTGAACCATTATTCAGTTTTTATATGGTTTTAATTCCTTAGTGCTAATTAGTGAAGCATTATTAATCCATTATATTGTTGTTGATATACCTTTTCATCTGGACATATATCTTCGATGCAGAGTGCACATAGAAAAGCATTGGACATCCTCAATACAGTTGGGATATCTAACTCTGTTTTGAGGCTAATTGAGAGACGAAACCGAGTCGACCAGTGGATCAAATATGCAGGAATGCTGTTGACTGTCATTTTCCTGTTCGCGTTTGTTTTCTGGAGACACTGAACATTCTCAGATTAgaaatttctttgtttgagaGAGCATATAGAAGTGAGAAACGAAGTATATTTGGCAGAAATAAGCGAAACTTCAACAGCTTGTGCGTCATGAGGTAACAGACACGAGGCTGTATAAATCTTGTCACTGCTTACACCATAGTTATttcacaaaatatatattttggcCTACTTTAGATTTGCAGTATTTGTTTCCACTTGGAGTTCAGTTCCCAAGATGCTTGATACGAATTTGAATTTACTGAGTCAGAAAAACAAATGCACTCTGTCCTTAATCCATCTAAAAAATAGTATTGAAAAGTTCATGCCATCGGGTATTTTTTAGACAAATAAACATGGAACTTATTGTACAATTGTATCATGAATTTGTAGTTCAACTTAAACAACTGCATTACGCATTCGAAATAGTGAATTTGTGAATTTCGTCGCCTATTTTATTCCCCAAAATCGCCTATTTTATCCACCGGAAAACAACAGAAAAGACGCGGAGATGTTTTTATTTCAATACTACTTAATTGTTTGTCACTTTTAAAGTTagtataattattttgaatttaattattgaAAAGTTGATTTGTTTTTGGTTCTAGACTTTAAATTCTGAATACAATTTTTTAGATAAACCGTATTATTATTGAAGTCAATTTCACTCCATTATTTCTTCCCAGCACTTTGGTAGCTGGAGATGGATGGAGGAACTTCTTCTACTTTCAACTTCTCAttatagaaatatttattttttaaatcaataataATGAGGATCAATTGACgcttaaaaaataattgctTGACAAAAGGTTGCAACAATTTACGGTTCCTCATCCCCACATCTCAAATTCAATATGAAAATAACTTCGTATAATATGTGGAAGAAATTCATGTAACTTGAGATAATAATAGCGAAACCATGGATTAATTGTAAAAAGTATGCAGGCAAAGCAAGTCATGCAATATAGAGAAAATTTTGATAAATCATAGAAAATGTACAAGTGTCTTAGAAACATAAGTTAATAACTTTAGATTAACAAGTCAATATAGAGAAATTTTTGATAAATCATTTGAttgtaaatataataattgtgtttaactttaataataacattaaataaataaacacgtgatattcaattattttataaaatggaatcccacaaaagaattataaaaagtGAAGTATCTTATCAAATTAAAGAATAAATAGcatttaaatatatacatatatattagaaaaaccTGAGGAAACCTGAGGGGGGGCAAGGCTAAATCCATATCTCTTAAACATAAGAAAGGATTCAATTTTCAATACTTGGTTTTCAGATAAGGGTAGAAGAGAGAAAGACGAACCTAATGTGTCTCCTCTCATTGATTTTATTGTGTGAAAATGCAGACCTCATAACCTAGTTTTACTGCCTCAAATGTGCTTGTTTCCTGGTAAAAATGTTCAGTCACGGTACAAATCTATGTAAAAGAATTTAACATGAGCCCTATAACATGAATAATGAATACAAATTGTAATTGAAACTAATCATTACTGTATAAAAATGGCCCTCGATTAATCACTAACACGTACTCTTCGTTGTTTATAAACTCCACAATAGTCGTAAGCTAAATATTGTACAAGACGACTGGGAGGGGCATCGAGCACTTGGAGACCTACCCCAGTAGAATGCCCAAATTTTGACAACCAGTCAGCCACTTGGTTTCCTTCACGACAACAGTGAGAGATTCGAACCGTCCAATTTCCCTCCATCAACTCAAGAATGGACTGAACAAGAGGACTGCAAGGATCACTTTTCTCTATCCGTTTATTCAAAATACACCACACTGCATGATAGCAATCAGACTCAATCCACAGCTGCGAAATGTTTTTCTCCCTACCAAGTTTGAGGGCAGTGAGGATACCCCACAGTTCAGATAGCACAATAAACTGATTACTAGACGTTGGATCTGATGCTCTGACACAAAattaaggaaaaataaataagaaattgCAGTGCCACACCtaaaatacacatgaaaatgAAAGTTACACTACAAACTGTaacagaattttaaaattaacttcACTAAGAGTTACCCGAAACAGAATGATCCAAGATTTAACGTGAAGCCAAAACACCAAGAACCAGTGTGATCACGGAAAACTCCTCCACAGCTAGTAAGATGTAGATGATCCCTATAAGACCCATCTACATTAGCTTTAATCCATCCCTCCTCAGGAAAGGTCCACCCAATCAAAATCTTTTCATAGCAACCCCCTGTCAATTGTCCAAAATTGTACAGGCTAGAATTACAAATTCAACCATGGTGAGCAATATCGCAAGAAATTGTGACAAAAATGTGCGGCTAATACAGTCACAATTGCAATTGTGGAGACTAAAAAATTCACAATATTGCACTACCAGAAATACAAATTTAACCAAGGTCAGCATTATCGCAAGAAATAGCAAAAAAATGTGGAGActtcaaaaatcacaaatatTGCATTAGCAATTGTGCTTGTCGATCACAACTTAAATCTATGCCTTCAACAGTGCAAACAAAAGATTTATAACTTTACCGCATACCTTTTGAAGCATTCAAACTCACTGCTTGATTTGGTTCTCTAGAAGCTGTCACATCAGTCAAGTTTACGTCATTATTTAAACCTGTTTCAGTGTTCTTACTTGCGGGATCACTAGGGTTTTCTGCACCAAATTTTGTGGATATGCTAGTTCCAGAAGGCACATCATTGTGACTCGGGCAAGCCAACCTTTTACTTGTCGGGATAATTGGATGTTTAATGGCCCCAGGTTCAGATGGATTGGTCTGGTGTGCATCTTGATTTATAAGCTCTGTTTGGAAATCTGAGACTAGTGGTATGCAAGAGCGCCCATGACAAGACAGAATGCAAGCTAAGGAATCCACAGCGGCTTGTAGAACAGGAGAAAGAACATCTGTTGAATATGTCACctgaaaagaaacaaaaatatcaaGCATATTAAGAAAAAGGAAGAGGCATTTACAAGATATGAATCAGAGTAAGTAAAGAAATACTGTGATACTTTGTCTATAATTGCTGCTCTTAATAGCTCTCTCAAGTAGTTCATGTGAAAAGCGTCGAATGCTGTTGACTGAAAATAAAGCCATCGATCTATGATTACTGTGATTATATTATCAGTACAATCCTTCGCTTGATCAACATCAATCTCTTTGGAAAGCAAAAATAATGGAAGTATTCCAACAGCAGTACAATTCCCTATACACATGCCCCAGTCGATGCTTGTAATCTCATCATATACAACAAAAGAGCAATCAAGACTATTTTGTGATGACAAGTTATAAATCACAGTATCACTATTCAAGAAAACATTATCAATACTTCTAGTGTTAACAAAAATCTTGTTTCCacttttggaagaaaaaaacaatttgCCAACCATTGGGTACATCCCTGCTACCAAAACAGCTTGAAGTATACCAGGATCATAGGCATTAGAGCAATAATCTGTAACACTCCTGTTAATAAGTCCATTCCTATATAGTTCTGCGGCTAAATTCTTCCGCATGACATCTAACTTGCACATAGCTCTTTGAGAAACAAAGTACTGAGAACAAAACCGTGATTCTAGACCCATTTTCTTTGAATTAATCCAGCATTGAAATGCTGCTATTATAGCAAACTGGTCACCACAACCCCCATACAACGAAGCAAGCTCAGATCTGGCAGCTGCAGCTCTCTTCTTTTCATCAGGTAAAATAGGAAGCACAAATAGATCTTTAAACTTAGATGCACATGCAAGTGTTAAAGCTGGATCGAGGCAATTCATTAATATGGAAAAAATAAGCATCCTGCTCGTATATGGATGAACAGGAAGATAGCCAAACTTCTGCCCTAACGGGTTCAGTTGTTCATCAACTGACAAAGCCCCAATCTCCTGAAGAACGCCAACAGCAATTTGTATAGACTCAAAACCCGGAGGATCTAATGTCTGACTCAGAAACTGTTCTATTTTGCAGCTTGGATCAAACAACTTCACCtgtgagaaagaaaaaagaatcaaaTCATATGCAAAACATTATACTAGTGTTACTATGTCTTAATTCATTCACACCCTAAATATTTTCTATTCTATTGAGGAAAGGACACCATAGAAAATGTACAAAGCCCCAAAAGTATGCAGGCAAAGCAAGAATGTATAAAATTTAACAATCTTGGTTCTGATCAAATAAGATTATTGAACAAATCCTTCCCTGAACAACAGTAATAGAAACCATAGAAAATGTACAAAGCCCCAAAAGTATGCAGGCAAAGCAAGAATGTATAAAATTTAACAATCTTGGTTCTGATCAAATAAGATTATTGAACAAATCCTTCCCTGAACAACAGTAATAGAAACCATAGAAAATGTACAAAGCCCCAAAAGTATGCAGGCAAAGCAAGAATGTATAAAATTTAACAATCTTGGTTCTGATCAAATAAGATTATTGAACAAATCCTTCCCTGAACAACAGTAATAGAAACCATCCACAACCCAGTGAGAGGACAAGTAAAAATTGCACTCAAAACATTTGGCTGACAGGTAAGGAGAAGGAGAATAATATTTGGGTATTCAATCATAGATTGGAACTGAAAGATACTCAAGGAGAAATATTCCCCCGTAGTTCTCAAATACCATAAttttgccacccacaaacttgGCAGGATGAAAGAAACGTACTTAGAGGTTATAAAAAGACATTTGACAGCTTTACGCTTTACATCCCAATCAAGATAACGGAGTTCTATACATTCCTTTATTAAGCTTTCAGTGTGgagaaagatatttttttctcttccatTTTCCATTCTAAAAATTCACACAATCTTTCCAATCTTGGGCACAAAATGCATTACTATTTGCTTTTCACAACCTATCATGAAAATTTCTCTAAACTTGTAAGGCAATAAACTATAACATTAGGAAAACTTATGGAATGGTAAAATTTTAGGAAAGCAAAATGGGATGAATTCTGTCTGTTTGAGGTTGTTTAGAAGTTGTCAATAAACTTCTAATAGAAGTATCAGAGCAAggcttatgaaaaaaaaatgggcAGAATTATGATACGCTGCTCATTCTACcagaagtaaaataaataataactcaATATAACTCCTTCAACTATAATAATTCAGCTAATTGGAATCACCTATAAATAACATAGAATCATTGTCAGATGTAGCATAAAAGGcatttatattcttattttatatctCACTATTTTTGTTAGATTATGAAAAACTTTATCCTCGTGGAATATAAGAATCACAAACTTGTTATCAACTAGGGAAGATGAAAACCTGCAAACAGAGCTCCTCAATAGGCATTCTTTTAATTTCAGGACACTGAAAATCTAAGAAGAAATCAGATTGAACTTTTGAATACAGATGATAACAAGCTCCAGGATGACAGCGACTGGCACATCCCTCTCTTTTCTTAGCACTTGCTTTTGAAATCCAAGATGATTGGAGAGTGAACAAATTTTTGCAAGGATCATAACTTTTTTCTTTCACAAGCCCAGTGTCTATAACATACACTATATCATCCAGAGCGACAGCAGTTTCAGAAATATTGGTAGAGAGAACAATTTTGCGACAACCATGGGGTGCAGGCAAAAAAGCCTCGTCTATCTCAGAGGATGTAACCAATGAATGCAGAGAGACTACCTTAAACTTTGATCTTTTATTGAAAAAAGAGGAAGCAAGCAATCTTTCACGTGTTCTAATTATCTCATCCCAGCCTGGAAGGAAAACAATGATGCTTCCATCTTTTGAATCAAcacatatttttcttataacttGTTCTATCAGAACAACGTCAACATCTTTAAGGTTGGCTGTTGCAAGATATTTATCTAGtatatttttctcttctttgtcACCAAAATCATAATTCATGTGCTTCTTCAGCAATTCAACAGCTACTAGCTGGTTTTCCTTCTCAGCTATCTCCAATGCAGTTGTTCCATCTGTGGCCTTTAAATGGCAGTTCGCCCCTAATGATAAGAGCATGCACATATCACCCACTTTACCCTTTCCAGCAAACACCATTAATGGATTGAGGCCAGTTAATGAATGCTGATAATCAAAGACCTTTGGGCTGGTTTTACAAGAAACAAGCTCTAATAGTGAGCACCACTCATCATTAGACCAAGCCAAATGTATTGCTTCATCTAGAGACAGCTTCTCTACAGGACTAAGCTCCTGGTTATCTGCACCTGAATTTACAATAGAAAGTACATCCTCCAGGTAGTAATTTTTTACCTGACAACAGAGCAAGAAGATGTTGAAGTCAAATGTAATAACTTAGCAGTTAGTTCACAAAAGAATACTATATACATACTGGATACGTCAGCCCTGGAACATAGATGATTGGGCAGACACCAAAATATTGAGAAAATCTTGCAGCATCAAAACTAGCACTCATTAGTATCTGCAATATCAAACAGATGGGAACACAACAGTTACAGAGCTtggtaaaaattaaaaaaatatatatgtgaaGAATTAATGATCAATTGACGGGGTGCACAAGATACaacatatatgtatatgtatatgtatatatatatatgtgtgtgtgtgtgtgtgtgtgtgtgtgagagagagagagagagaacatACCAGATGTAGGTGGGGATTTGAAGGCAGAATCTCTCTGTatacaagttaaaaaaaaatagaacctATCAAAAGccaatataaatttatacacAGCATATCAAGGTCTCTATACAAATATATTTGAGACTGGGACATAGGGAACAGGATAATTATTCGGAATCCAAACCATCACAGAGCCAACTAACTCATCTGGTAAAACCACAGGGCCATTTCACACTTTTGTTATAGCACAAACTCGGACACACAATGTAAGAAATATAGGCACagatataaaaacagaacaagaTTCAAATGATAATCAATATTTGTGTATTCATGAGTATTCACCTTCCAAATATAATGAAAACATACTAAGATTATTTTATGGAAAATTTTAAGTAGACTGCTTCTAATGAAACTGAAAACATACTGAGAATACTTTATAGTCCTATGGATCAAAATCAAAAAAGTTGATGGTGGACCAAGATGAAATTTTTTCAGATCCGGAGAGACATAGGAAGTTGGTGAGAAAACTCAATATTAAAAGACCTAATATTTCTTATGCAATAGGATTTGTTAGTGAATTCATCCAGAATCTTCACATTAACCATTAGAATGTTGTAATTTGCATTCGTAAATATATCAAAAATACTAGTAAcaattcttttttctcttctttgtcTACTTTGGAGAACTTATCCTTTGTTACCATGATCAATGGCTATGGGATCCCATCACACGGTGTTGGTACTATtcattggaatgcagtcattcATATATTGAAGTACATTAATAGTTATCCTAGCACAAGCTTGTTACATGGACATCAATCATACTAAAGTTGTATGTTAGATACAAATTGGGTAGGATCTCCTTTTAATACAAGAAGATCCACTTCCAAATACCCATTGGTGATAATTTCATCTCTTGGAGAAGtaaaaaacaaaatgttgtagcgAGATGTAGTACAAAAGCATAATATCAAATTATGGCCTCAGCTACTTAAAGAATCGCAATTTGAAAAGATCACTCAAATTAACAAAACTCGTCTTTCATGAAAACACAAAATATATTGATattgattgtcattttattaaaaaaagattgCATTTGaagatatcaagactgagtttgttaattcaaattatCAATCAGCATATATTTTCACTCAATCCTAGAATGATACAAATAGATAAAATCTTGattgtaaatttaaataaatcatAATGATGTTCAATATATGTGTGTCACCATGTCCCCATGTCATACGTTTTGGAGATTATAAGTGTTTGTTTCCATGATTCAGATCACTCTAAAGAAGCAGATGCGAGTGTCTACACAAGCATGAAGTAGTGTCAATACCATTATTATCTGCAGCAAATATCATTCTAGGATGAAGATACGGCCAGACCACTGTAATTTGAAGATTAATATCATTCTTGTACTCACAGTTTTAACAGAATGATTAAGTTAAATAAGCAAGTCCTACAAACattgatttttattatagaaACAAGGGTACTTATTTGTTAATGTCCCAATAGCCATATCATACttgactttattttataaaatgttgaTTTTATTAGAAGACGGGATACAAGATGAAAATGCTAAGAAAATAACTTATGATGCGAACAGAAAATGATGAACAAAATTATGAAGGGCAtcaagaaaagaaacaaaaattaataaaatttagatGAATCAGAAATTAAACAcgaagtaaaattttaaaaaaaaagaatagtaaggaaaggaaagaaaaggagattttcaattaaatgCAGTGAACAGCATAAAAGTTAATTGATTGCCAACTAGAAATCTCCACACACTAATCTACAGGTACAGcccaattttaaaatcaattatatgctgcagaaattgtattttgatatttaatggaAATACACTAGAGTTAAATGTCCCCTTCACCTGAGAATTGCCAACATGAGGTCTGAGGAACTGTCCCTTTCGTCAATGTCATCCTGACCAAAAAATGAATGTCATCTGACATAccaatttaatgaaaaaatggAAACACAGCATATGCACATCTTATGCATGATGAATGAAGACACGATAAATGAAGACAATTGAATTTCACATCACGAAAGTTTTTTAAGAGAACCATCAACctttttttaatacataatgTTATAATTTACGTATTCCTTTAATTTTTGCTATCATCATAGCTGTGTACTGGGCATCTAAATTCATAAAATCTAGTACTACACTAGAATTTGTTTTCCATCCAGATAATAGTAAGAAGTTATAACACTCAGATTCCTATTGTTTTAGGGGCCTACCTATGCATAATTCTTGAGTTTAACAAATAATAGAAGCACAAACGTGAACAATTTATTGAAGATTAAGCACGTGTTGAAGCTCTAACAAATGATAATAAAGGTGAAGTCAATAAATTACCATAATTATGTGAGTCATACTAGAAATGTCACCCTTCATATGCTGTCTCTTCGAATAATGGGAACCAGTAGAAGCCAAAGCCTTCAATAGATCTCCAGGAGTACACAGCACAATTGATGAGTGCCTTCCACCTTGGCTTCCAAACGGCACCTGGATCGTAGTTCAAAATATGAGATGAGAGTAAACATGAATATAGGAATGAATACTGAGAAAAAAGGTATTGAGTACTGGATTTCTCAAGAAAAAGCCACATAGAACACAGTCTGTAAAATAATCATTCACACACCACAAAGAGATAAAGGAAAAGGGATAACATGTACTGCttagtttaaattaaattataattgctTTTGAAAGTGCAGAACATATTGGTTTCAAATTAAGGGTAAATCAAACAATTGTAACCTATACTTATCATATTCTCTCAACATAGTGATAAGAAGAAATGATATTGCTAAATTTCCCAGTTAAAAGAACACTTTCTCAGTTTCAACCTATAATAAAAGGCTCAGAATACGCTTAGAATTGGCTTTATAATTGTTGAATGTATTatagtttataatattttgtgattatgTTATTCGTTCTGTATTGTTCACCGTCAACCGCCACCCATTGTCGCCGTTGCCACTGTAACCGAAGCTACCTTCGCCAAAAACTCGCCAAAGCCGCCATCACCGGAATCTCATTGAAGACGCGAGATCCAAAATCTCACCAGAAACTCGTCAGAGTCGCTGCTGTTGTCGCTATTGTCATCAATTGGATGACAACTAGATCTATGGATTTGTCTCCTACCACTAGGCCCAATCCGTCTCCTGCCATTATGTCGCCGGCAACTGGATCTATGGCTTCTTCGGCTGCCACTATGCCCAATCCATCTATCTATACTAATTAtgtcaatgttcatctttctattgacaaattggatggaactaattatgacacttgggccTTAGATATTAAGTTATGGCTCAAGAACTAGAGCAATaacccaagttcttcatgttattggcTTACATGACCTTCGTGATGATTATGCTCATGTCCGTGATCAGATCTAGTGTTGaagcttatttggcttaaacaaatacttaaagaattgcaatttggagaaGTCTATCAAATGAACCTCATATATGATGATCAGGTTGCTTTCATATAAGTCAAATCCTAACTTTCAtgaaaggaccaaacatattgagatcaATGGTCGTTTCATTCGAGAAAAAATTGGGTCTAGAGACATCAAGACTGAATTTGTTAATTCCAGTGATTAATTAGCAAATATGTTCACTCAATCTTTACGGGGACATAGAAGtgattatatttgtaacaagCTTGGTACATATGATGATTTATATGCACCAGCTTCAGGGGGGTGTTGAATGTAACGAACTTAGCccatagtttatattattttgttattatgttatagattttgttattattttcatcTATAAATAAGTACCCATATATGTGTATTTCACACAAGGGATATcaatcatatatttattttcttcacttcttAACAATAATAAAGTTGTTTCAAGTTGTACCTAGTTGCATTTACTTGTTCCCTAGTCTTATCCCCAAATCTAAAAATTCTATACCTAAGTATGCAGATATAAGAATTTTGAACAAtcactttaaaatatattttctcttcaaATTTTTCTAAAGTTGGTATCGAATTAGGTGGATCTCGCTTTATTTGACTACCTTACTTATACAAATATATTGAAATAATGATTGTCACTACGGGTGAATTATTTTCCAAAACCTTTAATTAactagatttaaaaaaaaaactattctaATTAATATTGATTCCAAAATGTAGAATATTTTTTCCTAGAGGATAAGTTAGCAAACAAACATTTTTCAAAACCAAGAATCAAGGTTTAAGCCGTAAATCACAGTCATAGTCTATGAcaactataaaataatttagcatGGGAAAAGGTTGtacttctttattttattaatgacaAACTCCTAGTACACTTCATCCAAAAGATTCAATAAAAATTGTGTGCATCATACGAGCACAAAACATTGGTCCAATCTTTCCAGTGTCCAGGGATCATACAAAAAACTCGAATCCAAAACAGAAGGACAATAAAACCTATAATACtaacaaagatgaaataaataaaagtaccTTGTATCCAACATCGTTTCCAATAACCTCTCCTCTTTCGCTGGATATTCTCTTGGAaactaaagacaaacacaatattgtaattataatataatacaaaagaGGAACTGTGAAAATTATGGTTGCAAAAGTTACACACCTGAAATAGCCGACATAGATTGTAGTTGAGTACAAACTATTTTGCAGACCTCACCCTTAACCCACATGTGATCCAAAATATATTGCGGAACCTAAATCATATTTCAATATAAGTTTATCTGGTCATttcaaaaagaaagaagaatgttTTACAAAGCATAGAAAGTTTATTGCAATATCACATATCATCTTTTAGGAATAATTTTTCATCAAGAGATTCTTGGACTTTTTTCTTGAACGACAACATTTTTTAAGATTAATCTTCACATGTTACCTATTTTAATCTCTATACTTTTCCTTCTtggttttttaattaaatttcaatatttttaaaaaaaatagtcaacaattaaaaataacattaacaaatataaaatataatttatacatttaaaattatttccttGTTACGAATTTTAGATACAAGATAATTATATATTCataagtatttatttat
Proteins encoded in this region:
- the LOC137831078 gene encoding membrin-11-like, coding for MEGGGGTLSEIHQSAKKLLLRSRDGLERLERLEYSATAGTGADTELSFAVKKDITQIQSLCVEMDRLWRSVAAKPQRDLWKRKVEQIAEEAESLRASLDKYNLRNQKRMREANERAELLGRANGDSAHVLRIFDEEAQALHSVRTSARELENANAIGEAILSSIHGQRERLKSAHRKALDILNTVGISNSVLRLIERRNRVDQWIKYAGMLLTVIFLFAFVFWRH